The DNA region ATAGTGTCTTGTGGCAAGCTTTTTATCTTTTCATGGAATTCCATGCcgttaaaatttatattttcgtcGTCATTGTGCAGTTACGTTCATTCTTTTGGAAGTCCGTATAATCTAGTTTACCAGTTTTAGTGCTTGCTTTGATTTATCAGGTTGTTTTGATAGTGACGTTAGAAAATGAAGATTCCTTCTGATAATAGTAATTTGACATGTGAAACCTTTATCTCCAGATTCTATCAGTCCATGTTTCTATAACGGCATATGCAGAAACAAGGTAGTGCATTACAATCATTTTTAAGGAATGAATACAGCCGTTGAACTGAATTTTCACCTTGTACCTGAACAAATCTCCAGGATCCGAGTTGATTGATTTTTGGATTTGAGGGAATTTCATTGTAATATAGGGAGGTGGAGCCATTTGGATCGTCAAGTGACTTACAATGATGATCAACAAACAGCTTCTATTGACTTACTTTTATCTCTTTGTCTATATTGTGCTTTCATCAGGAGTTATTTTGTATAACAAGGTATGTGCCTTTTTCCAAGTATTTGATTATTGTCTTCGACTTCATTGGATCCATGGTTCATTCTTTGTAAGTTAGAATCTGTTAATGTTTATAGCTTAAATGCATTTAAGCAACCtcagaaataaaagaaataaaaattcaaaaaaaaaataaaaaatcaaactaCAATTAGATTAGAACTGCGATTCAGGCAATCTCTGAGACGAACAACCAAAGTGACAAGCTGCTATCCTTTATTGCCATGAGCTTCCAAGGAAAACTTAGTAGGGGCCAGGGGGTGGGTCACTTACATTCTTAGGAAGCCAGAAGGAGGGTAGTAAAGAAACGCAACTATTTTCTGCTAGTCCAAAATCAACTTTCATAGCCATTTCTAACTGAACAGAGAAGGGACACAAGTTTCCTTACTTTCCGTTCAACTAAGCAAAAACATGAAGGGAAGAGCAAATTCTTTATGAGGAACCGATGTTTTTCATTTGAGAAATTATCTAAGACCGATGTCAGTGCAAGCAAAGCTCTTACACGAGGCATTTTGgggataaaaaagaaataaataaataaataatgtcgGAGATTTGGAATCCAATGATGTGGATGCTGAGTATTGTTGATTTAGATTTGGCCCCATTTGGTAGTAGAAGGTAGAAAATTCTTGTTCAACTGTTCTCTAGTGTTTGTTTGTGATTTGTAAACTATGAAGCTATAGTGATCCTGTAGAATAAGGCGTACATGTTTCAGAGTGCCACTTCCTCACTGCACTGCGCCCTTGTCGCATAAGCATACTAGTGCCTTGTCTTTTCCGATATCATGCATTATAGGAGTGAGCACACAGCAGGGGTTGTCTCATAAACTTCATTTGTCCAAAACACATCCAAATAATTGATTTGTATGTACCTTGCCTTCTACTCCACTACCACAGCTCAATGTGAAATGGCATTGGTCTTGGTGGGGGTAGGGGGTTTTCTTTTTTCACCAGTCTGTATTTGTGCATCGTAAGCTTCAGAGAAGTTTCTGTTGGATGCATTTAATCTATGACTTAGGTGTAATTCTTTTACTTTTCAATATCATCAATACAAACTCACTATTTTTCTTCTGccatttattttatgtttttgcaGTGGGTACTTTCACCAAAATATTTCAATTTCCCATTACCAATTACACTTACCATGATACATATGGGCTTTTCGGGCTTAGTGGCTTTCTTTCTTATCCGTGTCTTCAAGGTATGGTAGTTAAGAATTACTGAATTACATTGACATTTTCCTAGTACTCTTTCTCATATTTACTCTTTTGGATGATGACTTACTGCTACCTAATTATTATTGACATTGTGGTCGAAATGTTTGCTAGATTGAGATTGCTAGGTATAAGTTACATATCAACCAGCTTGCTTTCAATAGGTTAGCATGGTACCCAATTTAGATGATTTGTGTTAAAAGGTCCAAGATTTTCTTCAGATGTTGTCACATACTTATTTTGTTCTGATGTTTATTTTGTTCTGATGTTGTTATTTCGTTGATATTATTGTATCTATAAATACACCATGACCATTCAGCTTCCTGATAAAACCATTTTGTCCCTCTTCAATTCCCAATGAACAACATGCTCTTGACCTATTCTTTAACTGCTATCTCTTTAATGCATTTGTATCTCCCTGCCAGGATAGAAGTGCCTTGCCTAGTGTCTTTTCCGATTAAAAGGTTCATAATTTATCAGCAGCTTGTTACAATACTTCGACAAGTAGAAAAAGTTATTTCTGTTGAATTATTTTTGGGACCTAGAGGAGGAAGGTATATCTATGGCCTGAGAATTGTTTTACTCTGCATTGGCAGTTTGGTAATCCTATCTAATTTAGCAAACAAAACCTAAGCAACTCGCATGGAATTAGAGTCTAGTGCTGGATCTTAATTTGAAAGGAAAGTTCATGGACAGATTTTGACTATGTTAGATTGATCTGAGAGTTTATTGGTCTATTTTGAGGGTCATCCCTAGTCACTCTTCATCAGGATATTTAACATTGTTGATGAATTCAATTTTTGTTTGAGGAAAGTACTGAGCTGGTGAAAATTTATCCTCTTTTTACACTACCTGTGGCCTTGGAGAGAAGGTTGTGGCCATGCAAATGAACTTCCTTGGAGAATTCGTTAAGTCTCTGTTTGTGTACTAAAAGGATTACGGGTGTACGGTCGTCTTTAGTTTCTGAATTTAGTTCATTTCTTACTTTTTCTGTATTGGCAAATTAATTTTTGATGTCTGGTCTTAGTACTTTGATTCTCGTATTTAGGGTCATCTGGCTTTCCCTTTTAATTCATGATTATCTTTTTGCAGGTTGTGTCACCTGTCAAGATGACTCTTGAAATGTGAGAATTGCACATTTGAACTGCTTTTATTTTGAAACGCATCTTTATTCTCATTTCTTCATTTATTATCGAATTTGCAGATATGCAACATGTGTTATTCCAATCAGTGCTTTCTTTGCTGCAAGTCTTTGGTGAGCTCTCTACTTTGAGGAACTAGAATATTTGTTGGCCTTTCTTACAGGTTATGTCATTCATGATCACTTGTGACTTGTTGGTATTATTTGTTGgtattatttattcatttgaaATTGGAGAGGTTCCTGTTAGACGTACTCtgttatatttttcttcatattcATCTACAGCTTAAAAGTTAGTATAATGTGCTACTAACAATGTTTCTTCATAAAGTTTGACACTGTTGACCATTAATCTTCCATACGTTGATACAGAACTATTTCACCCTGGGTTTTGTAATTGATTTTAAACTTTCTTGTCTCCTTGTTCCTTGTTCCTCACACTTGGAGGTTCTTAATTTCTAGGAGAGAATTATGGTTGTGGATGATTTCTGTTTCAGTTAGTGAGTTGAAGCTATGAGGTTGAAATAGTTTATCTCTGAAAGGTGCATATTTTGTACTCACAGGTTTGGCAATACTGCATATCTATTCATTTCTGTGGCCTTCATCCAGATGCTCAAAGCTCTGAGTATGTCTGTATACTGTACTCTTTTCTAATTACAAATTCCTGTGCTTGGGAATCTACTGAATGGTTGTAGCTTTCTCTGTATTGAAATGGCAGTGCCGGTGGCCACATTTGTCATGGCTGTGATTTGTGGAACTGATAAACTAAGATGCGATGTATTCTTGAACATGTTTTTGGTCAGTATTGGTGTTGTAATATCCTCCTATGGGGAAATTCACTTCAACATAGTAGGTACAGTTTACCAGGTGACTGGGATATTTGCCGAGGCTCTTAGGCTGGTGTTAACTCAAGTTCTTCTCCAGAAGAAGGGATTAACACTCAATCCTATCACCAGCTTGTATTACATAGCTCCATGCAGGTATTCTTCCTCAATGTTCAAGGTTGACTTATCTGTTTTCATTTGGTCAAGCGCCTGTTTTGTTCAGATCTATTTGATGAGTTAGAACTTGGCTGTCAATGATTCCATGTCTTCCCCGTGTTCAACACCCACCTGggattagagaagaaaggaCAACATGCCATAGGACCTTTCCTTAGATTGGTATCTTTTAATGGGTTGGAGTAGTTCTTGATTACTCCCGACCACAGTAGCTGCTGATACATCATATCATCCTACTGCACCTCAAGTCTGTTGAAATGTGAATCGCAttatctaaaagcttaagcgGTTAGAGGAAGGATACTTCTATAcacctatttatttattttagttttgCAGTATACTCAGATGTAACACAGACATTGAACCTTGACATTATACTGTATCATTCATTTGCTACAATCTTCATAAACAATAGTAAACAAAGTTGAAAGGTCTTGCGTCACGGTTAGTAGTAAACTTGGTATAGAAaatttatggattttatgattaATGTTGTTCGCTGCTTGTGTTGCCAAAGTAGGTTTATGTGTTCATAAACGACCATTCTAAACGAGGACAAAGTTAAAAATTTAACGGATTGTCTGGTGCCAACAACATGTGCGGC from Lycium ferocissimum isolate CSIRO_LF1 chromosome 2, AGI_CSIRO_Lferr_CH_V1, whole genome shotgun sequence includes:
- the LOC132037217 gene encoding probable sugar phosphate/phosphate translocator At3g17430, with translation MMINKQLLLTYFYLFVYIVLSSGVILYNKWVLSPKYFNFPLPITLTMIHMGFSGLVAFFLIRVFKVVSPVKMTLEIYATCVIPISAFFAASLWFGNTAYLFISVAFIQMLKALMPVATFVMAVICGTDKLRCDVFLNMFLVSIGVVISSYGEIHFNIVGTVYQVTGIFAEALRLVLTQVLLQKKGLTLNPITSLYYIAPCSFVFLFIPWYLLEKPEMEVSQIQFNFWIFFSNALCALALNFSIFLVIGRTGAVTIRVAGVLKDWILIALSTLIFPESTITTLNITGYAIALCGVVMYNYIKIKDVRAAQLPVDNIIDRTAKELKMEKKSSDLYLPDDNADGTKNASSDSTVDEEAPFIPSTRVSHLGRSNLSS